From Candidatus Synechococcus calcipolaris G9, a single genomic window includes:
- the ggt gene encoding gamma-glutamyltransferase translates to MNQLTGENVTHKFMAANLFRGRVYSFGLGIALGVQCFSFLPVPAIARPPQLEPTETEEVMVAASHPLATAAGVKILAQGGNAIDGAIATALAISVVQPYSAGLGGGGFALVFLNQEQQVRALDFRERAPLGAGPDMYLDDHGEVMPRASLDGYRAVATPGTIAGLAELHRQYGELPWADLVQPALDYAQQGFIINETFHRMLQWRWPALRANPEAAALLSYQGRPLTVGDRFQQPDLAKTLGAIAANPQVFYQGWIGEALVTDMAQHQGLITLRDLQEYRPVWRSPLCGTFLELEVCSMPPPSSGGVALIQMLNLLAKLDIQQNLQYQSASDRGHALAAVMQIAYGDRAVYLGDSDFVPVPVTVLTSLDYAAERVKEIPRRQSRSQAQVRPASPQLIQSLEQRQESTNTSHLTVVDRHRNAVSLTFTLNGPFGSGVVVPGTGIFLNNEMDDFAAAADSPNLFGLVGTTPSAAQPLANAIAPGKRPLSSMSPTIVREKGELRYALGSPGGSRIISTVLQILLSLELDQANALEAVTAPRIHHQWQPDTLFVESDISQAQIQDWSKWGYSLQEQGRWGNANVIRVLPDGRLQGATDPRGNGAAAGF, encoded by the coding sequence ATGAATCAACTTACGGGGGAAAACGTTACACATAAGTTTATGGCAGCAAATTTATTTCGGGGTAGGGTTTACTCTTTCGGTTTGGGGATTGCCCTAGGGGTTCAATGTTTCAGTTTTTTGCCCGTTCCGGCGATCGCCCGTCCCCCGCAGCTAGAACCCACGGAAACCGAGGAGGTGATGGTGGCCGCATCCCACCCCTTGGCCACGGCGGCGGGGGTGAAAATTTTGGCCCAGGGGGGAAATGCCATTGATGGGGCGATCGCGACGGCCCTAGCTATTTCCGTTGTCCAACCCTATTCCGCTGGTCTGGGGGGTGGTGGCTTTGCCCTGGTATTTCTGAATCAGGAGCAACAGGTACGGGCCCTAGATTTTCGGGAACGGGCCCCTTTAGGGGCGGGGCCGGATATGTATCTGGATGATCACGGTGAGGTGATGCCCCGGGCCAGTTTGGATGGGTACCGAGCCGTGGCCACCCCCGGAACGATCGCTGGTTTGGCGGAACTACATCGTCAGTATGGTGAATTACCCTGGGCGGATCTGGTGCAACCGGCCCTTGACTATGCCCAGCAGGGATTTATCATCAATGAAACATTTCACCGCATGCTCCAGTGGCGATGGCCAGCTTTAAGGGCTAACCCTGAAGCCGCGGCCCTATTGAGCTACCAGGGACGACCGCTGACGGTGGGCGATCGCTTCCAGCAGCCAGATTTAGCCAAAACCCTAGGGGCGATCGCCGCGAATCCCCAGGTATTTTATCAGGGCTGGATTGGCGAAGCATTGGTAACGGATATGGCCCAACATCAGGGACTCATTACCCTCCGGGACTTGCAGGAGTATCGTCCGGTTTGGCGATCGCCCCTGTGTGGAACGTTTCTGGAACTAGAGGTTTGCTCCATGCCACCCCCCTCCTCCGGCGGAGTCGCCCTCATCCAAATGCTGAACCTATTGGCTAAATTAGATATTCAACAGAACCTTCAATATCAATCCGCCAGCGATCGCGGCCATGCCCTAGCTGCCGTCATGCAAATTGCCTACGGAGATCGGGCCGTTTACCTGGGGGATAGTGATTTTGTGCCCGTCCCCGTCACCGTTTTGACCAGCCTTGACTACGCCGCAGAGCGAGTCAAAGAAATTCCCCGCCGCCAAAGCCGTTCCCAGGCTCAGGTGAGGCCGGCCTCTCCCCAACTGATACAGTCCCTAGAGCAACGCCAGGAATCCACGAATACAAGCCACCTCACCGTAGTCGATCGCCACCGCAATGCCGTCAGTTTAACGTTTACCTTAAATGGCCCCTTTGGCTCTGGGGTTGTCGTGCCCGGTACTGGCATTTTCTTAAATAATGAAATGGATGATTTTGCCGCCGCTGCGGATAGCCCCAATCTGTTTGGTTTAGTGGGAACTACCCCATCTGCGGCCCAACCCCTGGCCAATGCCATCGCTCCCGGCAAGCGGCCCCTGTCCAGTATGTCTCCCACCATCGTCCGTGAAAAGGGAGAGCTACGTTATGCCCTCGGTTCCCCAGGGGGTAGTCGGATTATTAGCACCGTATTACAAATTTTACTCAGCCTAGAATTAGACCAAGCCAATGCCCTAGAGGCGGTGACAGCACCCCGCATTCACCATCAATGGCAGCCGGATACCCTTTTTGTGGAATCGGATATTTCCCAAGCCCAGATTCAGGACTGGTCGAAGTGGGGGTATTCGCTTCAGGAGCAGGGTCGTTGGGGGAATGCCAATGTGATTCGGGTTTTGCCCGATGGTCGTTTGCAAGGGGCTACGGATCCCCGGGGCAATGGAGCCGCCGCTGGTTTTTAA
- a CDS encoding J domain-containing protein, with translation MNLSECYQLLELDERATLAQVKSSYRRLARRYHPDINPGDRAAHEKFIRLNQAYQQLVRVLPTFRSTSVEPEVNVDAPPAPPPPPDLSNLDLQLKQVTYRQLQELLKYRCYTRAISLIEGLVERLPQDPEIRQWQAVTYQCWAKQLIRDRQFDDARDFLNQALRADPENRNLWVETEKDFRTIDRLAGKSRKLW, from the coding sequence ATGAATCTTTCTGAGTGCTATCAATTATTAGAATTAGATGAAAGAGCAACATTAGCACAGGTTAAGTCGTCCTATCGCCGTCTAGCACGTCGCTATCATCCCGATATTAATCCTGGCGATCGCGCGGCCCATGAAAAGTTTATCCGTCTGAATCAGGCCTACCAACAACTGGTGCGGGTACTGCCCACGTTTCGCTCGACATCGGTTGAACCAGAGGTGAATGTTGATGCTCCCCCTGCTCCCCCGCCCCCCCCTGACCTCAGCAACCTAGATTTGCAATTGAAGCAAGTCACCTATCGCCAACTTCAGGAACTCCTTAAATATCGTTGCTATACCCGTGCCATTAGTCTCATTGAGGGTCTGGTGGAGCGATTACCCCAGGATCCAGAAATCCGGCAGTGGCAAGCTGTTACCTATCAATGTTGGGCAAAACAACTCATTCGCGATCGCCAGTTTGATGATGCCCGCGACTTTTTGAATCAGGCCCTACGGGCAGACCCGGAAAATCGTAATCTCTGGGTGGAAACAGAAAAGGATTTTCGCACCATCGATCGCCTGGCCGGGAAATCTCGCAAACTCTGGTAA
- the fabI gene encoding enoyl-ACP reductase FabI, translating to MLNLTGKRALVTGIANNRSIAWGIAQQLHQAGAELAITYLPDEKGKLKQKVEDLTAPLNPSLLLPLDVQQPNLIKEGFAAIQEKWGGLDCLIHCLAFAQRDDLSGDFSQVSLEGFNLALDVSAYSLVSLGAAAKPLMTNGGSIVTLTYLGGVRVVPNYNVMGIAKAALEMNVRYLAAEMGPANIRVNGISAGPIRTLASSAVGGILDMIHHVEATAPLRRTVSQTEVGNTAAFLASDLSSGITGQIIYVDSGYSIMGM from the coding sequence ATGCTAAACCTTACGGGTAAACGCGCCCTCGTTACCGGCATTGCAAATAATCGCTCCATTGCCTGGGGCATTGCCCAACAACTCCATCAGGCGGGGGCTGAACTGGCGATTACCTACTTACCCGATGAAAAAGGCAAGCTCAAGCAAAAAGTTGAAGATCTGACCGCTCCCCTCAATCCCTCCCTCCTGTTGCCTTTGGATGTCCAACAACCCAACCTGATTAAAGAAGGATTTGCAGCGATTCAGGAGAAGTGGGGTGGTCTAGATTGCTTAATTCATTGCTTGGCCTTTGCCCAGCGGGATGATTTGAGTGGGGATTTTAGTCAAGTATCCCTTGAGGGATTTAACTTAGCCCTGGATGTGAGTGCCTACTCGTTGGTGAGCCTGGGGGCTGCCGCCAAACCGCTGATGACCAATGGTGGTTCAATTGTCACACTCACCTATTTAGGAGGGGTGCGCGTAGTTCCCAACTACAATGTCATGGGAATTGCCAAGGCTGCCCTAGAAATGAATGTTCGCTATTTGGCAGCAGAAATGGGCCCCGCAAATATTCGCGTCAATGGTATTTCGGCAGGGCCGATTCGGACTTTAGCCTCCTCCGCTGTGGGGGGTATTTTGGACATGATTCATCACGTAGAAGCAACGGCCCCCCTGCGGCGCACGGTGAGTCAAACGGAAGTGGGTAACACCGCAGCTTTTTTAGCCAGTGATCTATCCAGTGGTATTACTGGGCAAATCATCTACGTGGATTCCGGCTATTCGATCATGGGGATGTAG
- a CDS encoding DEAD/DEAH box helicase family protein: MKIQFDSQQQYQLDAVNAVVDVFDGQPLAGGQFETSLGIGFSGAMTEMGFGNQLELSLGEILANVQTVQKRHGIALVQPGVDIPLQQGMNFSIEMETGTGKTYVYLRTIHELNARYGFTKFIIVVPSVPIREGVLKNLEITKEHFQNLYGNQPFDYWVYNSKRVSNLRQFANSNQLQILVINIDAFNKKDISVIHKELDGLSGHRPIEFIQATNPIVILDEPQNMESDKAKEAIASLNPLCTLRYSATHKNLYNLLYRLDPVKAYDMKLVKQITVTSALEENSFNQPYVYLESIKATKTKITAKLAIDIQKQNSPTRKTVSISKNGVDLYELSGGRELYRRYVVDCIDAGFGYISFTNGVSLNIGETIGNYGDDLMKAQIRETIKEHLDKELAVKRQLPDRPLKVLSLFFIDRVANYAATDGKLRQWFIEIYQELSQLPRYQNLALPAVEEIHNGYFAEDRQGNAKDTSGSTVADDTAYELIMKDKERLLSPTEPLRFIFSHSALREGWDNPNVFQICMLREVQSKVERRQTIGRGLRLPVDTTGIRVFDPTINRLTVIANESYADFARALQTEIEEDCGVKFEGRIKNNRDRQTANLIPKWRENTDFLKLWERIKHKTRYSVEYDTQTLIGDAARQINQMPAITAPQIRLEKVALGYEKTGITSQLLSVTSSRTESTISTIPDLISYLQRETELTRETLSSILLKSDRLSDIFINPQQFLDLATRAIRFTMQQLMVNGIKYERIAGEEYEMRLFEDKEISGFIDNMLSVNHSIYDAIECQSDIERQFAEILDGREDIKLFIKLPPWFKVQTPLGTYNPDWAIVKQVSEDEQKLYLIRETKGTKEQLELRVGEGAKIYCGQQHFDVLDVDFDVVTNASEI, encoded by the coding sequence ATGAAAATCCAATTCGACAGCCAACAACAATATCAACTGGATGCCGTTAACGCAGTCGTTGATGTGTTTGACGGTCAACCCTTGGCAGGGGGACAATTTGAAACCAGTTTAGGCATCGGTTTTAGTGGCGCAATGACCGAGATGGGGTTTGGCAACCAACTAGAGCTATCACTAGGCGAAATTCTGGCAAATGTTCAAACTGTTCAAAAACGTCATGGGATTGCACTTGTACAACCCGGAGTAGATATACCGCTTCAACAGGGGATGAACTTCTCCATTGAAATGGAGACAGGCACAGGAAAAACCTATGTTTACCTGCGAACCATTCATGAACTCAATGCCCGTTATGGGTTTACTAAATTCATCATTGTTGTACCCAGTGTGCCCATTCGGGAAGGGGTGCTGAAAAACCTAGAGATTACCAAAGAGCATTTTCAAAACCTCTATGGAAATCAGCCATTTGATTACTGGGTTTACAATTCTAAGCGAGTCTCTAATTTGCGGCAATTTGCTAACTCGAATCAATTGCAGATTCTTGTGATTAACATTGATGCCTTTAATAAAAAAGATATTAGCGTCATCCATAAAGAACTCGATGGATTATCGGGACATCGCCCCATTGAATTTATTCAAGCCACAAATCCAATTGTGATTTTGGATGAACCGCAAAACATGGAGTCAGACAAAGCGAAGGAAGCGATCGCCAGCCTGAACCCACTCTGCACATTACGTTATTCTGCAACCCACAAAAACTTATATAACTTACTCTATAGACTTGATCCAGTAAAAGCCTATGATATGAAATTGGTGAAACAAATTACCGTTACCTCTGCCCTTGAGGAAAATAGTTTTAACCAGCCCTACGTTTATTTAGAATCCATTAAAGCCACCAAAACGAAGATTACAGCGAAACTCGCGATCGATATACAAAAACAAAACTCTCCCACTCGTAAAACTGTATCCATTAGCAAAAATGGCGTTGACCTCTATGAGTTATCCGGTGGTCGAGAACTTTACAGGCGTTATGTTGTTGACTGCATTGATGCAGGTTTTGGATATATCTCTTTCACGAATGGGGTTAGCCTAAACATCGGGGAAACCATTGGCAACTATGGTGATGATTTGATGAAAGCTCAAATCAGAGAAACTATCAAAGAACATTTAGATAAAGAATTGGCAGTTAAACGGCAGCTTCCTGATCGTCCGTTAAAAGTCTTATCGCTGTTTTTCATTGATCGGGTTGCGAATTATGCGGCAACGGATGGCAAACTTCGTCAGTGGTTTATTGAAATTTACCAGGAACTTTCTCAACTCCCCCGCTACCAAAATCTCGCTCTCCCTGCGGTTGAAGAGATTCACAATGGTTACTTTGCCGAAGATCGGCAGGGCAACGCTAAAGACACCAGTGGTTCAACTGTGGCAGATGATACAGCCTATGAGCTAATCATGAAAGATAAAGAGCGGCTATTGTCGCCCACAGAGCCACTGCGTTTTATCTTCAGCCATTCAGCATTACGAGAAGGCTGGGATAATCCCAATGTTTTTCAAATTTGTATGCTGCGAGAAGTGCAATCAAAAGTTGAGCGGCGACAAACGATCGGTCGAGGATTACGCTTACCTGTAGATACAACTGGAATCCGTGTCTTTGACCCAACCATTAATCGCTTAACTGTGATCGCCAATGAAAGTTATGCTGACTTCGCTCGTGCCTTACAAACTGAAATTGAAGAAGATTGTGGTGTGAAATTTGAAGGACGGATTAAAAACAACCGCGATCGCCAAACAGCTAACCTCATTCCCAAATGGAGAGAAAACACTGATTTTCTAAAACTTTGGGAACGGATTAAGCATAAAACCCGTTACTCTGTGGAATACGATACTCAGACATTGATTGGCGATGCAGCCAGACAAATCAATCAAATGCCTGCCATTACTGCTCCTCAGATCCGTTTAGAAAAGGTGGCACTGGGTTACGAAAAAACAGGAATTACTTCACAGCTTTTGTCTGTCACCAGTAGCAGAACAGAATCTACAATTTCTACTATTCCTGATTTAATCAGCTATCTACAACGCGAAACAGAGTTAACCCGTGAAACGCTTTCCAGCATTCTGCTAAAGTCCGATCGCTTGTCAGATATATTTATCAATCCCCAGCAATTTCTTGATCTCGCAACCCGTGCAATCCGTTTTACTATGCAGCAGTTAATGGTCAACGGTATCAAGTATGAACGCATTGCCGGAGAAGAGTATGAGATGCGTCTGTTTGAAGACAAGGAAATTTCAGGCTTTATTGACAATATGTTATCCGTCAATCACTCAATCTATGACGCGATCGAGTGTCAATCTGATATAGAACGGCAATTTGCTGAAATTTTAGATGGGCGAGAAGACATTAAATTGTTTATCAAACTTCCACCCTGGTTTAAAGTCCAAACTCCGCTTGGCACTTACAACCCTGATTGGGCGATCGTCAAACAAGTCTCTGAAGATGAACAAAAACTTTACCTCATTCGAGAAACAAAAGGCACGAAAGAACAGTTAGAGTTACGAGTCGGTGAAGGCGCAAAGATTTATTGTGGTCAGCAGCACTTTGATGTATTAGATGTTGATTTTGATGTGGTTACAAATGCTTCAGAAATTTAG
- a CDS encoding DUF86 domain-containing protein, with amino-acid sequence MLPREPNYLRDMLNAAKLAQDFVAGVDWETFELDLMRQAAVTRQFEIIGEAARRISPETQASISTIPWSKVIGMRNRLIHEYDDLDIEIIWDTIQLALPELITVLETITATEEP; translated from the coding sequence ATGCTGCCGCGTGAGCCAAATTATCTAAGAGATATGCTGAATGCTGCAAAGTTGGCTCAAGACTTTGTTGCTGGAGTTGACTGGGAAACATTTGAACTTGATTTAATGCGTCAAGCTGCGGTTACTCGTCAATTTGAAATCATTGGAGAAGCTGCTCGAAGAATTTCTCCTGAAACTCAAGCTTCAATTTCGACTATTCCTTGGTCTAAAGTTATTGGAATGCGAAACCGTCTAATTCATGAATATGATGACCTAGACATTGAGATTATTTGGGATACGATTCAGCTTGCTCTACCAGAATTGATTACCGTGTTAGAAACTATCACTGCTACTGAAGAACCATGA
- a CDS encoding nucleotidyltransferase family protein — protein MQNIQAVKAQIPIDYEKIAEFCQHWKITEFALFGSILRDDFRLESSDIDVLVSFAHDTHWTLFDLVDMEEDIQKIFQRKVDLVSRRGIERSQNYLRRQAILNSAKVIYAAA, from the coding sequence ATGCAAAATATTCAAGCGGTAAAAGCACAAATTCCAATCGATTACGAGAAAATTGCTGAGTTCTGCCAGCATTGGAAAATTACCGAGTTTGCTTTATTTGGTTCTATTCTGCGAGATGATTTTCGCCTAGAAAGCAGTGATATTGATGTGCTGGTTTCCTTCGCCCATGATACCCATTGGACACTGTTTGATTTAGTGGATATGGAAGAGGATATTCAAAAGATATTTCAAAGAAAGGTTGATTTAGTGAGCCGTCGAGGAATTGAACGCAGTCAAAACTATTTACGCCGTCAAGCCATTCTTAACTCTGCCAAAGTCATTTATGCTGCCGCGTGA
- a CDS encoding site-specific DNA-methyltransferase, whose product MTEDRLPLTSQNMLDDKIAALRELFPEVFAEGKVDFERLKQALGESIEEGRERYGLSWAGKSEAIRNLQAQSVGTLTPVPEESVNFETTENIFIEGDNLEVLKLLQKSYHNQIKMIYIDPPYNTGKEFIYPDNFREGLEDYLRYSGQKNGEGIKLTTNTETNGRFHSKWLNMMYPRLFLARNLLKEDGVIFVSIDDHEVHNLRALMNEIFGEENFIASVIWQKVFSPKNSARHFSEDHDYIIVYVRNSEVWLPNLLARTEEANARYSNPDNDPRDVWSSGDLTARNFYADGQYEVRSPSGKTFVPPRGRYWAIRYEKFLELEQDKRIWWGEDGDSMPRLKRFLSEVKQGIVPQTLWKYSDVGHTQEAKKELVEFVQFENTDNVLDTVKPTRLIQRILQLATTPLANDLVLDFFSGSASTAHAVLKQNKEDGGNRRFICVQLPEYLPIAETKLKTIADIGKARIHSAIANLDETRNGDLDLNGVGQHDRGFKVFTLTESNFKIWDGTAPQNVEQLSILLQEFAENIRPGTTKLGMLYEILLKAGFPLTAKVEKLEIAGQEIYAIEDQELFICLEYEILEETVRQILTYQPKPKQFISLDSSFRGNDQLKTNTQLQMRDHDIKFRTV is encoded by the coding sequence ATGACTGAAGACAGACTACCGTTGACATCCCAAAATATGCTGGACGACAAGATCGCGGCCCTGCGAGAACTCTTCCCGGAGGTATTTGCTGAGGGCAAGGTTGATTTTGAGCGGCTAAAGCAGGCCTTAGGGGAGTCGATTGAGGAGGGACGTGAGCGGTATGGGTTGTCTTGGGCGGGCAAGAGTGAGGCAATTCGGAATCTGCAAGCGCAAAGTGTGGGAACGCTGACTCCTGTACCGGAGGAGTCGGTTAATTTTGAGACGACGGAAAATATCTTTATTGAGGGTGACAATCTGGAGGTGTTGAAGCTGCTGCAAAAGAGCTACCACAACCAGATCAAGATGATTTATATTGATCCGCCCTACAACACCGGAAAGGAGTTTATCTATCCTGATAATTTTCGGGAAGGGTTAGAAGATTATCTGCGGTATTCGGGACAAAAAAATGGTGAGGGTATTAAGCTAACCACAAATACGGAGACCAATGGACGGTTTCATTCTAAGTGGCTGAATATGATGTACCCTCGCCTGTTTCTGGCTCGAAACTTATTAAAGGAAGATGGAGTGATTTTTGTCAGTATTGACGATCATGAGGTACATAATTTAAGAGCCTTAATGAACGAGATATTTGGGGAAGAAAACTTCATAGCATCAGTTATTTGGCAAAAAGTATTTTCACCTAAAAATTCTGCGCGTCATTTTTCAGAGGATCACGATTACATTATCGTTTATGTCAGAAATTCAGAAGTATGGTTGCCTAATTTATTGGCTCGAACTGAAGAAGCAAACGCCCGATACTCAAACCCAGATAATGATCCAAGAGACGTTTGGAGTTCGGGTGATCTAACAGCTAGAAATTTTTACGCTGATGGTCAGTATGAAGTAAGAAGCCCAAGTGGTAAAACTTTTGTGCCGCCGAGAGGGAGATATTGGGCAATTCGATATGAAAAGTTTCTTGAACTCGAGCAGGATAAACGTATCTGGTGGGGAGAAGACGGTGATAGTATGCCTCGGCTTAAACGCTTTCTCTCAGAGGTTAAACAAGGGATTGTACCTCAAACGCTTTGGAAATATAGTGATGTTGGACATACTCAAGAGGCAAAGAAAGAGCTTGTTGAGTTCGTTCAATTTGAAAACACTGATAATGTTTTGGATACTGTAAAGCCTACGCGCTTAATTCAACGAATTTTACAGTTAGCAACAACACCCTTGGCGAATGATTTAGTTCTAGATTTCTTTTCAGGGAGTGCGTCTACCGCTCATGCTGTCTTAAAACAAAACAAAGAAGATGGTGGAAACCGACGATTTATCTGTGTTCAATTACCTGAATATTTACCAATAGCAGAAACGAAGCTTAAAACTATTGCAGATATTGGCAAGGCACGTATTCATAGTGCGATCGCAAATCTTGATGAGACAAGAAATGGTGATCTAGATCTAAATGGTGTAGGGCAACACGATCGCGGTTTCAAAGTTTTCACACTGACTGAAAGCAATTTCAAAATTTGGGATGGTACTGCACCGCAGAATGTTGAGCAATTAAGCATATTGCTTCAAGAGTTTGCAGAAAACATTCGTCCAGGTACGACAAAACTAGGAATGCTGTATGAGATTTTGCTTAAAGCTGGATTCCCATTAACGGCCAAGGTTGAAAAGCTAGAGATTGCCGGACAGGAAATTTACGCCATTGAAGACCAGGAGCTATTTATCTGCCTAGAATACGAGATTTTAGAAGAGACTGTTCGGCAAATCCTCACCTATCAGCCCAAGCCCAAGCAATTCATTAGCCTGGATTCTTCATTTCGAGGTAATGACCAGCTAAAAACCAACACCCAGTTGCAAATGCGTGACCATGATATTAAGTTCAGGACGGTGTAG
- a CDS encoding TPM domain-containing protein has translation MAIAPASAHAFDNPELLPTQPTAIVDLAKILTPIQQDRLETELTTFEAKTGWKLRVLTQYDRTPGLAVKDFWQLDDRSVLLVADSRGGNILNFNVGDAVYRVLQRTFWVELQTRFGNQYFVRDNGEDQAILQSLAAIETCLERSGCRAVPGLPKEQWVLTLVTSIFGGLIFGFAARPRRSDQWISWKWALLFSPLWGMLFFAFGIGPVVIRTAEWLPLVRNIAGFTLGTMIGFLAPTPGQSSSSET, from the coding sequence ATGGCGATCGCCCCTGCCTCTGCCCACGCCTTTGATAACCCGGAATTATTGCCAACTCAACCCACGGCGATCGTTGATCTGGCTAAAATTCTCACCCCCATTCAACAGGATCGCCTCGAAACCGAACTAACCACCTTTGAGGCGAAGACGGGCTGGAAATTACGGGTCTTAACCCAGTACGATCGCACCCCTGGTTTAGCGGTCAAGGACTTTTGGCAACTGGATGATCGCAGTGTTCTTTTGGTAGCCGATTCCCGTGGAGGCAATATCCTAAATTTCAACGTGGGGGATGCGGTCTATCGGGTGCTGCAACGCACCTTTTGGGTAGAGCTACAGACCCGCTTTGGCAATCAGTATTTTGTCCGTGACAATGGCGAAGATCAGGCAATTTTACAATCATTAGCGGCGATCGAAACCTGTCTGGAGCGATCTGGATGTCGAGCGGTTCCCGGTTTGCCGAAGGAGCAATGGGTCTTAACCTTGGTGACATCCATCTTTGGTGGTTTAATTTTTGGCTTTGCTGCCCGGCCCCGCCGTAGTGATCAATGGATATCCTGGAAGTGGGCCTTGCTTTTTTCGCCCCTTTGGGGAATGCTATTCTTCGCCTTTGGTATTGGCCCTGTGGTCATTCGCACCGCCGAGTGGCTCCCCCTAGTTCGCAATATTGCTGGATTTACTTTAGGGACAATGATCGGCTTTTTAGCACCTACCCCAGGTCAATCTAGCTCCTCGGAAACCTGA